The window GATAAGAAAACCTTCCTTGCCCCATTTAACATACACGCAGTGGTATTCTTCAATCATTTCAAAACCTATAgaggtaatggcatgatgaaatctaatgtaccactgcctgaATGATTGCTTAAGGTCATAGATGGAATGTTTGAGATGGCATACTTTGCGCTCTTGTCCCTCCTTCTCAAAACCCACAGGTTGACCCATAAAGATCTTCTCGTCCAGTTCTCTATTGAGAAAAATAGTTTTAATGTCCATTTaatagagttccaaatccaactttgcgacaatggctagaatgaggcgtataGAGGCCATTCTTACCACAAGGGAGAATGTCTCATCGTAGTCTATACCCtctctttgggtatatcccttcgccacaaggCGTgctttatacttgtcaattgaaccATCTACCTTGCGCTTGACCTTTAGAACCCATTTGTTCTCGATGGCTTTGTATCTAGGCAGAAGGTCAAttaactcccagacttggttcttactcatagaactcaactcatcttccatagcagcttgccacatttccttagctagAGAGGAGAGTGCCTCACTTATTGAGGccggctcatcctcatcccttggaACGTAAACGAGGgcatccccttcaatctcaaaatggcGATGGGGAACATGTCCATGTGCCCACCTACGCACGAAGGGATCTTATCCTTCAGGTTGTACGCTTTCACTAAGTGGGATGATGATCAATCTCACCTTCTCTGGCGATCTCATGATGAGTAATTAATTCCTCACcttcgccaagagtaggtgaaacATTTTCATCAGTCTCgatctcaaagagatcaagatcTCTGCCAGCGTCTCTAATACTAGGGAAATCAGTCTTAAGAAAATCAACATCGCGAGATTCAGTCTtggtcattcctccatcttgatgttcaccgtacaTTACATAACCTTTTGAGGTATCAGAATGTCTTATAAAGAtattctttttagctctaggacCATGAACATATCCCGTacatccccatggtcgcatatgccccaaagtgggtttcatgcctttccacaattcatagggagtggaatGAACTGACTGTGAGGGCACACAGTTAAGGATGTAGGCAGTGATTAATAAAGCATCCCCCCAAAAAGATATTAGGAGGTTGGCCTGCACCATCATCGATCTAATCATATCTAGAAGTATCCTATTCCTTTGATCTGCTATACCATTTTACTGCGGAGTGTAAGGAATAGTTAATTGTCAAGTGAttctttttcctcacacatTCATTGGTCTACAGATGTCTGAATGGAAAAGCTTTAGGGACTGGGTTGCTCGGattgcctttccaaaaggcttccgGTGGGCCTTACCAGATAAACAGGGCTCACATATCGGTAGGTTGATTTTAGCGAGTAGGCCAAGAAGGTCTTCTCTAGCTAACCGTCacatcctatctcgacctatgtttcctagtctagcatgccatgcAATTGATTTTGAATAAACATCAGTATtaattacaaaagatgaagaagtaACCACAAGAGTGATTTAGTCTAATTtgataaaaccattctcaaattTTCATTGTCCAAAAGAACTGCCATCCAAAAGTATCTCAAAAGTGTCACcatcaaaaaacaaatgaataaccTAAATTCAAAAGTGCAGTAACAGAAAGTATATATGTTAGATTTCCAGTGCGTTTAACACATCATGAAGAACCAAGATGCGCCCAGTGCGCAAGGTGAGCTGATAGataccaactcctcgaactacTTCACTTATGCCATTTCCGATGTAGATATTCTGGACGCCATCtgaaatctttctataatctatgaACTCCCTTCGATCACGCGCTATGTGTCTTATTGCTCTTGTATCTACAATAAAGTCAAATCAGATTTGGGTAACCAAAACATGTGCATAGACAAAAGTACATggagagagggatagaaatgGTACCTTCTTCGCTTTAGTGCaatcacgagcgaagtgccccatcttctgacAGTTATAGTACTTGgccttggtaatatctctttttcCACCTTGCTTGCAACATTTGCGCTTGGCGGATTTGCCTCCACTTGGTGCAGTGTTCTGAGCCTATCCTTGATTCCTTGTGTTCCTTTATCTCTTATGCTTAGACCTAAAAGTCTTGCACTGCCGTGCAtgggcgacaagggcatgtAATTGGGTCACCTCTAGGTAGTCGCCTCTAGCTCCACATGAGCGGCATTGTCATTGAAAGTTTTGACACTATCATTATGTGTGAGAACTACTTTCATTTGGGCCCAGGAATCAAGTAACGTCCTAATGACGGCTTGAATTTGCTactcatcggtaaggtgtaccccagcatcatctaACTTTCGTATCATGTCTTTCACAACCCTAAGGTGTTCAACCATGttgtgcttggggtccttacggtacatctcaaacttcaaggtcatggccCGCAGCCTTATAGTTGATGTACCACCACATTCTAACTTAACCAaatcccacatggacttggcagttTCGCACTTTTCATACTGGCCGatgagatcatcgtgcatcgagCTTAACATGATAAAGCGAGTACTACGGTCTCTTTTAAACTAAGCCTCATAGGCTTCCTTTTCTTGATGGTGACGGGCGGTAGTACCCTCATCAGGTTTAGCCATTTCAGAGGTCAGGTGTTCAAGGTAATCTTGTTCATTAAGTAAGAACTTCATCTTACGATgtcacatgtcatagttggttccatccaacttgttgccttggttaaggttaGCAACAACATTcttgatagccatcactatAATTTGCAatggaggacatttagtatacattcacaaaaaatttattcaaaaaatcctaattaaaattaatggttcccTTTTCCACatggtgagaccaaaaattTCGCTAggctcataatcaaatctcaAAATGTGTGGGTTTGGAGACATATAACTTTAATTGATTACGAAAATAAATAGAAGGAAAGGGTATCTCCAAACTACAACTTAATGCGCCATACATCAggtgcgcaagggactcacacaagagacccagattggtacttgaagtgatatgccgagtcgATACAAAGTCATGAATGCAGTGCAGTAGCCTCCCTTTACATGGattctcaaaaattaaaataaaattacaacaagctctttacattcaagaatcCTACTACATCACTACTAGGGAGCACCACACTTTGTATCATGTCCAGGTACCAACTCAATCGCACATACATCAAAAAACATATCTCTTACACAAGTATCAATATTCCATcccataaaatacaaaataaaatcacatgggttgcatgggatggggtttGACCTCTTACCCATATGATGTGAGTCAAACAAAGTCAATACTGCCACGGGAAGGTAAATTTGCCAATTTAAATTTACAAACACATTAAAGCAAAGATAAAACTTAAGGgcaattaaaaaacaaataaaaccgaGTCCACATATAATAATCTCCAATTTAGGGAAAAACAAGaaagtgggtggagagaaaatctctccacccatcttcttGTCAAAACCCTGAAGCCGtggtttaataaaaaaaaattctacccACGAAGAGCGCCGCTAAAACAGTACAGCTGcaagttttgttttttaaaataacCATAGGGTTTTAAACCCTTTAAGGCTATAACAAATTGATAGTGGCCATTCTTAATGATTGCATAATCattacaccctttttttttaaatctttcttcttctttcttcttgtttttttttctttgcttggCAGTAGCTGCTTGGCCTAGCCAATGGCTGCTACCTTGTGCACACCCAAAAAACTGTGGTAGACCTAGCTGCACACAACCGCGGTAGTCGCAGGCCACGCCACGCTACTGCTAATGCTATGCGCGGCTAGCGTGTATGCGCTCTGCACACACTCGCGGCAGCCGCTGGCCGCGGCCTGCTGCTACAGTGGGAGTACGCCAAGGGCCGTGCAGTGTggggaagaaataaaaaaagaaaaaaagagagagagagaggggaaagagagagaaataggggACAGGCATGAGCTGCGCTCCATGGGCAGTGCTCATGCTCCTTCCAaaccttaaaaccctaattccataatccaaaaaataataatctctTCCCCATATGGGTGAACCATAAACCAATTGCTCTGATGCCATTGTTAGTTCACATAAACTAAGATCCAAATAAACcagggtttggatcatacctgaatatGTACGGAAAGGCAACGGAAGAAGGATCAAACGCCAAACTAATGGTTACGAGCACACAAACAAAGCACAACGATCACAATAGGTTTCTCCTCAGAGAACTCCATACCACAAATCcctaggaagagatggaatcccaaagagaacacaaaacactagagagagggagagattgaTTTCTCAGATGATGTGGTCTTAGGGTTACAGGCTATCTatttaaagccaaaaccctaagacccctaCCCCTATTTAGACTCCCACTGGGAATCAACCAAAGAGGGGGAAGAGACCCAGTCACATAAGTGGCTGGTTCTCTCCACGCACAGCGGGTCTGATCGGGTCCGgcctgccccttgtgggcggcTTGGACTAGGCCTAGCCCGTGTTCGATTTATAGTTTAATTACGGTAGACTGATCTCACAATTAACCAATTATTTGGGCAATCCGAAAAAAGAGCCAAACAGTACCCCTCCTAAGTTGCCCTCCTAAGTTGCAAGGATTCCAAgagatttttttggtaagagcaAGGGTTCCAAGTGTCAGAAGAATGTAATTTCCTTAGATTGATTGATTCTCCAATGGAGATATAAATAGATTACAACCTAATACAAGGAATGATATCACATGAGATAATATGTTTACATAGGGGAATGGATTCCGAATCAGCTTAGAGATCTTAGGCAatttccatatcacatgtgacataTTTCAATATCACATGTGCTTATGAGTTTCCAGATTTGTGGAGAAGAAAATCTTGTTGGTTAAACCGTATGGtattgatacaccccctcaaggtggagaattgGGCAACCGAATCTTCAGCTTTTCCCTCAAGAATTCAAAACGAGTAGTTGCTAAAGCTTTTGTAAATGTATCGGCCAGCTGATCAAGGTGGAGATGAACTGGACGGTTAACTATTTCTTAGCCACACGATCACGATCAAAGTGGAAATGAATTTGCACATGTTTGGTGCGAGCATGAAATACCGGGTTCGCCGATAGATAGGTAGCACCAATATTATCGCACCAAAGTAACGATGGCCCATGTAAAGGATAATCAAGCTCTAAAAGTAATGATTCCAGCTAGATCAACTCAGCGGAGGCATCAGCAAGGGCCTTGTACTCGGCCTCAGTAAAGGAACGGGCAACCGTACATTGCTTATGAGAAGTCCATAACACCAAATTAGGGTCAAGAAAAATTGCAAACCCTCCAGTGGACTTTCGATCACTATTGGGACTAGCCCAGTCCGCATCGGAAAAGCTTGGAGGGAACGAGATCGGAAACGTTCCAGAAGAAGCCCATGAGTGTTGGTGCTTTTGAGATAATGGAGTATGCGCTTTACATGTTGCTAGTGCGCATTAgttggagcatgcatgaattgacacGCTCTATTGACTACAAACAACACATCAAGGCGGGTAAGTGTAACATACTATAGAGCACCAACGACTGACCTGTAGTTGGTTGGATCTGAAAATAGTTCGCCCCCTGAATCCGAATCAGTAGAAGAACTAGCCAGTGGTGTCTTAATCGGCTTACAGTGCGTCATGCCGGTGCAGTGCAGTAAGTCTGAAATATACCGAGATTGAGATAAAAGAAGCCCTTTGGAGTGTGGCAAGGCCTCAATGCCCAAGAAAAAATGCAAGGGACCCAAATCCTTGAGAGAACTCACGGGAGAGTTGTTGAATGATGACAGGAACAGTAGAGGCATCACTGGAGGTGACAagaatgtcatccacataaattaGAATGTAACAAACATGAGCACCAGTCCATCGAATGAAGAGAGAGGTGTCAGTCTTTGAACCAATAAAACCAATCTAAAGAAGAAAATTGGAAAGTTTGTGAAACCAAACACGGGGTgcctgtttcagcccatatagggAACGATGAAGCTTGCAAAGGTGGGTAGAATGAGTCGAATCAATAAAACCCTGTGGTTGAGACATGTACACTTCCTTCTTTAACACCCcatgcaaaaatgcattttggacaTCTAATTGACGAACCAGCCAGCTTTGAGAAACTACAATAGAGAGAACACATCTAATTATGGTAGGCTTGACAACTAGACTGAAGGTCTCCCCATATTCAAGGCCATACTATTGATGAAAACCTTTGGCCATCAAACGGGTCTTGTAACGTTCAAGAGAACCATCGTCCTTCCTCTTAATTCAATAGACCCACTTGCAACCAACCAAATTCATATCCGGAGTTCGTGGAACAAGAGACCATGTCCCGTTACGAACCAAAGCATTGAACTCTTCTGTCATAGCTGTTCGCCACTTAGGTACCTTTGATGTCTGTGAAAAATAGGTAGGTTCAAGAAAAATAGGGTTAGTAGAAAAGGGTGTGGGGGGGGCCTGGGTTGGTGGTGAAGTTGGCCGTGAGTTGGGTTGGATAGGTACTAGGGTTGGTTGGGGAGGCCGCGGGTGTGGTGGAGTCACATATAGGTCTTGAATGGGTCGGGTTTTCAAAGGTGGGGTAATGGAGGATGTAGGTGTAGTAGGGGTTGGGATTGGGAACGTCCCAACAGGGGAATTAGGGGAAGGGAAGGTCGGTATAGGGGATTGGGGTTGAGGGCTTGGTACAGCAGGGGTGTGATTCCCCTGGTTAATAACCGGTAAGGGTGTCCCTTTGGCAAGGCATATGGGTGCAGAAGCCTAGGGAGCTGAGGTAACACTTGTTGAAGGCAGGGGAACTAGAGAGAGcatagaaaagggaaaaacatCCTCATCAAAGTACACATGGCGGGCTATAACAACACGATTGGTAGTAACATTAAAACATCGATAACCAGCATGGGGGGGGGCTATAGCCGAGGAAAACACAGAGTGAAGAGcggcagttcattttatttttgttataagGACGCAAGTATAGAAAACACAAACAcccaaaaattttaagaaaagaaTAGTTAGGCGGTTTGTGAAAAACAAGTTGAAAAGGGGAAATACCAAGAGACACAAAGGAGGGCATCCTGTTGATGAGATACACTGCCGTTTCAAAAGCAAAGTGCCAAAAGCGTTGGGGTACAGACCCATGAGCAAGAAGGGACAGCCCTGTCTCAACAATGTGATGGTGGCGGCGCTCAACCACCCCTTGTTGCTCATGAGTATGTGGGGCAGAATGAGGTGGTGAATGCCAAGTTTGGAAAAATAAGTTGGTAAGGTGCGAAACTCACCCCCCAATCTGTTTGGACAGACTTAATTTTACGCCCAAAGAGACGTTCAACGTAAGATTGAAAATGAGTAAAAGCATTAAAAACATCAGATTTTCGAAGAAGGGGGTAGAACCACACATATTAGTGTtatcatcaataaaaataaaataaaagcgaTGATTATCAATAGAAGGGTGAGAGGAAGGCCCCCACACATCACTGTAATGAGATCAAGGGGAAATAAACTCTTGCTAAAAGTTTGATGCAAAGTTAAACAGCTTGCTTTGCCCAACTGACAGGCCTTACAAAAATTACTAAGACGAAAAGAAGAACATGGTAAATTATTAACGCTAATCATATGACGAAGGAGACGCTCGTGAGGGTGGTTGAAACTCGTTGGAGCACTTTAGGCTATACTATGTACCATGTCAGAAGAATGTAATTTCCTTAGATTGATTGATTCTCCAATAAAGATATAAATAGATTGCAACCTAGATTGATCTATACAAGGAATGATATCACATGAGATAATATGTTTACATAGGGGAATGGATTCCAAATCAGCTTAGAGATCTTAGGCAATtttcatatcacatgtgacataTTTCAATATCACATGTGCTTATGAGTTTCCAAATTTgtggaaaagaaaaactttttgATTAAACCGTATGGTATTGATACCAAGAGATTAACTCTCCTATTCTTCTACAGCCGCCTCTAGTGTACAATCCCCTCTcacagttttctttttttgtctttttgtcTCGCCTTAACTATGTAGACCCTATGGGAATTATAGCCGCATAATCTAACCAGGCACTATATCTTTCTCCTCCTAAAACTCTCCCACTCTTTGTCCCTTATTGACCAAAGCCCCACATGTCCTAGTAGGTGGCTTCCCACCCGTGGGATCAGATAACCTTCTCCCTTACCAAAgtaaaatggattttttgttttttgggtagaagtaaaatagattttgatgtatatattttgaCACCTTAACAaattgtgaatccaatctatcctCCATTTGTGGGGATAGCACTCTATAAATGATGAATGAATTACAATATGTGATAATGGTAACCCTATCAATCAGGAAACTTATATAGGAGAGTAAAGATTATGATTGATTCAATCAAGAGAAGATTGACTCAATCAAAATAAACAAGGTAAGAGATATCAATACATACAAGGTAATAGAGCTGAAGACATTGACTGCTGTGATTGACTCAATCAAACAATTACAATAAACTAGATATGAAAATGAAAATCACTCAACATCGATGAGATGGATTGTATGCACAATCTATGCTGACACGCCTAGATATTCAGATGTTCAAGGGAAAACACTCTTCGAGACACCGGAACCGACATACTAAGCCCTAATATATTTTAATCGATTGCATAGATTCAAGGGAAGTAGCGGTCTTTATCGGAGTGGCTTTTGCATCTGCGGAAAATTAAAAAGTCTTCTCACGATAAGTTGCGAGCTAAGCCACCCAAGTGGGGTTTATTGGAAGGACACGGGAAAAAGATACGAATGATCGATAAGATGGATTGTATGCACAATCTATGTTGACACGCCTAGATATTCAGATGTTCAAGGAAAAACACATTCTCCGATACACCGGAACCGACATACTAAGCCCTAATATATTTTAATCGGTTGCATTGCTTCAAGGGAAGTAGCGGTCTTTATCGGAGTGGCTTTGCATCTGCGGAAAATTAAAAAGTCTTCTCACGATAAGTTGCGAGCTAAGCCAGCCAGGTGGGGTTTGTTGGAAGGACACGGAAAAAAGATACGAATGACAAGAGTCAAAGTTCTCCTTAAATTAATTTGCTTCTTTCTGCTTTTTAGAACAAAAGTTTTGTCAAAAACCAACCATGGACGCGTAACGATTTAGACCCGGTAGATTCAGACTTAAATATAAAATGGGGATTGCATGTATTATGATAAAAGTCCAAAACTCCACCCATCTACCACCAAAAGCCAAGGTCCATTTGAAAAGGTGGATGGAATCCActatccatccatccatccatccatccatccatccatcgtGGGAATTAAAAGCCCAACCCCCTTCTAACTCTTTTCTAAGGTATACCTACCAGTCCAGTTCTTTACCAACAATGAGATAATTAACAGGAGACCATCAACATAAGGGGCAACCTCAAAAAATACGCTGTGCCCCAAAGAAGAGGGAGTGGAACCCGAGGGCGAGGGGGTTGTGTTAGACCGTTCGGTTCGGGGGTTAGCTTATTAGTTTAAAGTTGGAGTTGAGGTTGAACTAAGCGTCTCATTCTCTTTCTTCGCTCTTAAGGCTTGTCAGTTGTCAGTTGTTACTTGTCTCCCCTCTCTCTACGCTCtctactctttctctctctctctctctctctctctttctatttatttcacaTTTCAGTCGTCAGTCGTCACCCATTCCCTATATTTAATTCAGTCTCTCAATCTCGATTGCAAAACTTGACTGTCATTCTACCATCTTTCTCTgcaaagaagtagaagagacAGAAAGTTAGAAGCTATCTAGAAAATTTAAAGATGACCATGGCTACAGCTGCTCAACCTGCTTCTGCCGAGAACAGAACGCTCATCGTCGGAGCAACTGGTTTCATCGGCCGATTCGTCACCGAAGCTTGTTTGGAGACTGGCCGAACTACCTATGTGCTGGTCCGGTCGGCTAAGACCATTTCTTCTAAGGCCCAAACCATTAAAACCCTTCACGACAAAGGAGCTATCATCGTTCATGTaatccctctctatctctcatttTCTCGCTCTCTTTGTTTGTTATATCAGATCAAGCTATATAATAGGTGgttctttgtttggtttttttaaacCGACACAACACAAAGGGGTCGATCAATGACAGAGAATTCATGGAGAAGCTACTGAGGGAAAATAAGATCGAAGTGGTGATATCAGCCGTAGGTGGGGATAGCATCCTAGACCAGCTCAACCTTATCAACGCCATCAAAGCCGTCGGCACTATTAAGGTAAACAACTTTTAATCAGAAAGATAGATGATCGGTACCATCGATCACTTAATTGATAATCTTCAGTACACGATAGTGGTGATGGTAATAAATATATTCTTTGGATTTGATTGACAAAATCAGAGATTTCTGCCGTCGGAGTTCGGGCACGACATTGATAGGGCGGATCCAGTGGAGCCAGGACTGACTATGTACCTAGAGAAGCGTAGGGTTAGAAGGGCTATAGAGGAGACTCGTATACCTTTCACCTACATCTGCTGCAACTCCATCGCTGCTTGGCCCTACCACGACAATACTCATCCCGCAGAGGTTCTTCCGCCGTTGGATCGTTTCCAAATCTACGGTGATGGCACCGTCAAAGGTAATAATGTCAAACCTTAACATAGATAGAAGACCCTACCCTTACCTACCTTCCAAATTTATTCTCATTACCATATAACACGATAAAGATAAATGCTGAGACTGGATGAGCAACAGGTTTTCGATCAGAATGTATTTATTGAAATGACAAAAACATTTATTGTGCTTGTGAAAACCagtttgtagttttcttttcggATTTGGATCCTCAGCGGCTGGAGGTTGAACCATGGTTGTAGTGCACGGTGTCGGtataggtattggtatcggtatggTCAACCTGaaaccgatatggtatcggatCAGTATCGATAAGGATCGGTAGAAATTGCCCCTGATTCTTCTTGAAAATGtgatattttgatcatttcactTGTTCGTATTGTGtcatcgatacgatatcgacaAGGTGTAAAACTGGTACAGATTGTTTGATATGTACAATCCAATATCAATACTTAGAATCATGGGTTAAGCGATCGTGTTGTGCTCAACTCATAAATTGCTACGAGGAATTAATgtcgatccaatggttgggagATGGCGACAATTCAAAATTTAGAACTCAAAATTAccgttcaaaataaaaaaatgtcagACCACCATCTACCAACCATTTGATCGTCATTAATTCTACGTGGCCGCCTGTGAGTTGAGTGCAACAAGATGGTTCAAACACATACGATCCAAATCCTTTcttttcaataagaaaaaaataataataataaagacgAGAGATTTCTCTTTTTGATCGTATAGTTTCTACACAAGTGTCGGGGCTAATGGGTGAACAGGTCTGAATATCTACCTAGATGACAGATCTCACGTCTCTtatttccctaataataataagagacCTGCGTGTGGTGtatggggttggggttggggttggggttggggttggggttggtgTTGGGGTTGAAGATGTTAAGGACCAAGGGTGAAGGGTCGGAGAAGAAGTTTAGAAATCTAGACAAATAGTATATTGGTTGGTGACTGGTGAGAGAATATTTGATGATGGTAATTGGATTGTTATGTAAATTAAAAGATTCCTTTATCTTAGGAAAGGTTAAATCGAGATAGCCAATGAAGCATTAGCATTAGCATTAGCATTAGCATTAGCGGTAGCAGTAGTATTAGCATTAGCAATAGCAATAGCattgggtgtgggtgtgggtgtgggtgtggattTCTTCACTATTTCATAATATGGCTGAGGTCTCTTCCGTTAACTTTACCCTttctttttgttaattttgGGCCTTTTatactttttgctttttgggCATTTTATACTTGATGAGCTAAAGAGTAGAAAGAAGAAACGAATTGGTACCGGTCAAAAGTAGGGTTGTCTTGTTCAGAAGAATATGATAGAATTAGGTAGCAGCAGTTGGAAGGACTGCGTCTGCTTGGAGATGGAGAAGCGCAGGCGTGGGTTACCTTGTGATGTTAGAGTGATGGTTAAAATTTTTGGGAAAGTATGTTTTCTGTCTGAGAGTGTAACCTCTACGTCAGCACAAGGTTAATAGTTGGAGAAGCATCAATAGGtgtgggatttctgcctttcgtGGGGTGGTAAAACTGTTATCGAGTActttcatggttttagtgcatagTATTAGATCAAGTATCGAACATAGATCTACTGTATCGGATAAATTTGCCcttgattttcttaaaaaaaacaagatttttGATTGTTTATCCCTTTGTCTGTATTGTGTCACTGGTACATTATCTATAGTATTGGGATCAGTGACAAACAAAACCGTTACGTATCACTTGATTCTGGCAATATGAAACTGATAGCTCAAACAAAGgttatgtctatctctctttttccctttatgaAATGACCCCTCTCCCCTCCCATTCACTAggcctatctctctctctctctttcccctaaatgacccacttgCCCCACTTATATGATACTCCTCCCGTATCCACATTGGTGCCACTCATTAGCTTATTGCACATGTGTGGTGTTTCTATCCCtctcttttttaagttttaacctGAATTAATCAAAAAAATTTCGATTTGTCTTGCCCTTTATTTCTTATTGGAAGGGGATTTCTATGTACGACCACATTAAGTAGGGGTGAGTGACAATGCGTCAAATGGGGGGagggttttggtcatttgaaCCCCCTCTTGTTCCCATCTAAGGGCCGTATGTGACCTAACAAGCTTGTATGTCCACAAATCCTTTTGCTATGCTtattcttaaagaatatttataATCAGAGAAGAAGATCGCTGCCTGGTTGCATGGCCCTTGAACCAGCATGGGGTTAATAGGGAATGGGCAAAAGCAATGAGTCGAAGGGGGATTTTTCATCTTGTAAGGGACTGTTGAGTGCATGCTACTCCTTACCATAAAGTAttccttttccctaataatTTAATTTATAAACTACTTCAACGTATTgtgtgttttctttttttcatccaTTGAACAAAAATTCAAAGATTTGTGATTCAGGGAGAGGATTTCCCACAATGGTTGTGTGGATAATGGAATCATCTATGTGGGGCTACATGCCTACATGAGTCGAGTCAAAATAAGGGAGAATGTGTTAGTATGGGCAttgcttcttttttctatttatataGTAGGGTTGTTATGTC is drawn from Telopea speciosissima isolate NSW1024214 ecotype Mountain lineage chromosome 1, Tspe_v1, whole genome shotgun sequence and contains these coding sequences:
- the LOC122641046 gene encoding leucoanthocyanidin reductase-like — translated: MTMATAAQPASAENRTLIVGATGFIGRFVTEACLETGRTTYVLVRSAKTISSKAQTIKTLHDKGAIIVHGSINDREFMEKLLRENKIEVVISAVGGDSILDQLNLINAIKAVGTIKRFLPSEFGHDIDRADPVEPGLTMYLEKRRVRRAIEETRIPFTYICCNSIAAWPYHDNTHPAEVLPPLDRFQIYGDGTVKAYFVAGTDIGKFTMKAVDDERTVNKSVHFRPAMNFLNINELASLWEKKLGRTLPRETVTEEDLLVAAAENEIPRSIVASFTHDIFIKGCQINFPIDGNKDLEASSLYPDIPFRSMADCFVDFAPISSARVEESAAKEDQLSVAVEAAASEFVMRIDQPQQPQVVGDAPNPMVEVFAITASCA